From a region of the Candidatus Brocadia sp. genome:
- a CDS encoding ABC transporter substrate-binding protein/permease produces MRRFHEMLIVMAMKYPPFVIRSIVVLQICLWLMYFFPTDACAHQDTLEKIKNSGTMTWGFDAEGGAPYVFHDPAHPTKLIGFEVELVDAIARELGVEVQYFQNAWDSILLSLQRGDFDIALNGIEITPERAQSVLFTRPYYVYAEQIVVRASDNRMNRLEDLHGKKVGTLYNTEAKRLLEEMGDVAVSVYSGQVEPFKDLSLNRIDAVLVDLPIAAYYAKPNPQLRMVGGAVGEGYYGVALRREDAALAEELNKIIEKLLRTGELKKIYSRWGLWNSSQERLFLHEGLLQKYTERPPVVAERAPLAAVKFLPTLLKGALVTIGISLLSMMLAVLLGLILAMMRCYGNRWLQKASTAYIEMYRGTPLLIQLYILYYGLPNVGISLGAFAVAILGLGMNYAAYEAEIYRAGMQAIPRGQTEAALSLGMSGRLTLRRIILPQALRIAIPSMTNDFIALFKDSSLVSVVAITELTKSYGILAAASMDFFTLGIITALLYFGMSYPLSLYARKLEKRLKLHDRN; encoded by the coding sequence TTGAGAAGATTTCATGAAATGCTTATAGTTATGGCTATGAAATATCCACCTTTCGTTATTCGGAGCATTGTCGTATTACAGATATGTCTGTGGCTAATGTATTTTTTCCCAACGGATGCATGCGCACATCAGGATACCCTTGAGAAGATAAAGAATTCCGGGACAATGACCTGGGGATTTGATGCAGAGGGAGGCGCCCCTTACGTGTTTCACGATCCTGCACACCCAACAAAACTCATAGGTTTTGAGGTGGAACTGGTTGACGCCATTGCCAGAGAACTGGGAGTAGAGGTGCAGTATTTCCAGAATGCATGGGACAGCATCCTGCTTTCCCTTCAGCGCGGGGACTTTGATATTGCGCTGAACGGCATCGAGATCACACCGGAGAGAGCGCAGTCGGTGTTGTTTACCAGACCCTATTATGTATATGCCGAGCAGATCGTTGTCCGGGCATCGGACAATCGGATGAATCGTCTGGAAGACCTTCACGGTAAAAAGGTTGGCACCTTGTACAACACTGAGGCAAAACGTCTCCTGGAGGAGATGGGAGATGTTGCGGTGAGTGTCTACAGTGGACAGGTGGAACCTTTCAAAGACCTTTCTTTAAATCGCATTGATGCCGTCCTTGTGGATTTGCCCATTGCCGCATACTATGCCAAGCCCAATCCGCAATTGCGCATGGTAGGCGGTGCCGTCGGTGAGGGTTATTATGGCGTTGCCCTTCGAAGGGAAGATGCAGCCCTGGCGGAAGAGCTGAACAAGATCATCGAAAAACTTTTGAGAACGGGGGAATTAAAAAAGATTTATAGCCGTTGGGGACTGTGGAATAGTTCACAGGAGAGGCTCTTTTTGCATGAGGGGCTTTTGCAAAAGTACACGGAACGTCCTCCGGTTGTTGCTGAAAGGGCGCCCCTTGCGGCGGTGAAATTCCTGCCTACCTTGCTGAAAGGCGCCTTGGTCACCATAGGAATTTCCCTTTTATCCATGATGCTTGCCGTTCTTCTGGGGCTTATCCTGGCGATGATGAGATGCTATGGGAATCGATGGTTACAAAAGGCATCTACTGCCTACATCGAGATGTACCGGGGAACACCACTCCTTATCCAGTTGTATATCTTGTATTATGGTTTGCCAAACGTCGGTATCTCCCTGGGCGCCTTTGCTGTTGCCATTCTTGGGTTAGGCATGAACTATGCCGCTTATGAGGCGGAGATCTATCGTGCCGGCATGCAGGCTATTCCCCGGGGGCAAACTGAGGCCGCATTATCGCTTGGCATGTCAGGACGCCTGACCTTACGGCGAATTATTCTGCCACAGGCATTGCGCATTGCCATACCGTCCATGACCAATGATTTCATTGCTCTGTTTAAGGATTCGTCTCTCGTCTCTGTCGTTGCCATAACGGAACTGACGAAGAG
- a CDS encoding RNA-binding protein, translating to MNIFVGNLSHDATEDDLRQAFEAFGQVKSVKVIKDLFSGASKGFGFVEMQAKAEAQSAINGLNGKDLKGRMLNVNEARPRPEGGRGGGGGGGRSGGGRPGGRRF from the coding sequence ATGAATATTTTTGTTGGTAATTTGTCGCACGATGCAACCGAAGATGACTTGAGGCAGGCTTTCGAGGCCTTCGGACAAGTGAAATCAGTCAAGGTCATTAAGGACTTATTCAGCGGTGCATCAAAAGGATTCGGGTTTGTGGAAATGCAAGCCAAGGCTGAAGCACAATCCGCAATAAATGGCCTGAATGGCAAGGATTTAAAGGGACGGATGCTTAACGTCAATGAAGCTCGTCCCCGTCCGGAAGGCGGCAGAGGGGGTGGTGGCGGTGGAGGAAGGTCAGGCGGCGGAAGACCAGGCGGACGACGTTTCTAG
- a CDS encoding DEAD/DEAH box helicase, protein MEKFKALGLSENTLRALEKKGFEEPTPIQQKTIPILLRGEVDIIGQAQTGTGKTAAFGLPILERIPEKSKAVQALILVPTRELAIQVSDELNSLKGAKVLQIMPIYGGQSMEEQLRRLRKGIDIVVGTPGRILDHLRRKSLHLGNISYLVLDEADEMLNMGFIDDVEEIIKNTNAQKRMLLFSATMPGKIIHIAEKYMQNYEMIGVKKEQLTTNLTDQIYFEVAPSDKFDALCRIIDIEHEFYGLIFCRTKIDVDNLANKLIERGYDAEALHGDISQNQREIILSKFRKQRINILVATDVAARGIDIQNLTHVINYSLPQDPESYIHRIGRTGRAGKEGTAITFVTHDEYRRLVLIKKIAKTDIRKEKLPRIEDVIRQKKSRIKAEISQIITAEDMNGYVELAQEMLKENEAEKVLAALLKHTFQDELDESNYNEIRDISIDRKGTTRLFVALGKIDGMTPKKLITFIKQQAKVHSEKIKDIQIFDKFSFVTVPFEEAEIMLNIFKKKTGGKRPIVERAKR, encoded by the coding sequence ATGGAAAAATTTAAGGCACTGGGATTATCAGAAAACACATTGCGAGCCTTGGAGAAAAAGGGCTTTGAAGAGCCGACCCCGATTCAGCAAAAGACGATCCCGATTCTTCTCAGGGGAGAGGTAGATATTATCGGACAGGCCCAGACGGGAACGGGCAAAACGGCTGCATTTGGGCTTCCCATACTCGAAAGGATACCAGAAAAATCAAAGGCCGTCCAGGCACTGATTCTTGTCCCCACGAGGGAGCTGGCTATCCAGGTATCAGACGAATTAAACTCTCTTAAAGGAGCCAAAGTTCTGCAGATCATGCCCATCTACGGGGGCCAGTCGATGGAAGAACAACTGAGACGATTGAGAAAGGGGATAGACATCGTAGTCGGAACCCCCGGAAGAATACTGGATCATCTCAGGAGAAAAAGCTTGCACTTGGGAAATATATCCTATCTGGTCCTTGACGAAGCGGATGAGATGCTTAACATGGGGTTCATTGACGATGTGGAAGAAATTATAAAAAATACCAACGCACAGAAAAGAATGCTGCTCTTTTCTGCCACCATGCCGGGGAAAATTATCCATATTGCGGAAAAATACATGCAAAACTACGAGATGATCGGGGTTAAAAAAGAGCAGCTTACCACAAACCTGACGGATCAGATCTATTTTGAAGTGGCGCCTTCGGATAAATTTGATGCATTATGCAGGATTATCGATATTGAACATGAATTCTATGGTCTCATATTTTGCAGAACAAAAATTGACGTGGACAACCTTGCAAACAAACTGATAGAAAGAGGATATGACGCGGAGGCGTTGCATGGCGATATCTCTCAAAACCAGCGGGAAATCATATTAAGCAAATTCCGAAAACAGCGGATTAATATCCTGGTGGCTACGGATGTTGCCGCCAGAGGCATCGATATTCAAAACTTGACCCATGTCATCAATTATTCCCTGCCTCAGGACCCTGAATCGTATATCCACAGGATCGGAAGAACAGGGAGGGCAGGGAAGGAAGGCACTGCCATAACTTTTGTTACGCATGATGAATACAGAAGACTTGTCCTGATCAAAAAAATCGCCAAAACCGATATCCGGAAAGAAAAACTGCCGCGAATTGAAGATGTCATACGGCAAAAAAAATCCAGAATAAAAGCAGAAATCTCCCAGATTATTACCGCGGAGGACATGAACGGATATGTGGAGCTCGCACAGGAAATGCTGAAAGAAAACGAGGCGGAAAAGGTGCTGGCAGCCCTTTTAAAACATACCTTTCAGGATGAACTGGACGAAAGTAATTATAATGAAATCAGGGACATTTCGATTGACAGGAAAGGGACAACCCGGCTCTTTGTAGCGCTGGGAAAAATCGATGGCATGACCCCAAAAAAATTAATAACGTTTATCAAACAACAAGCCAAAGTTCATAGCGAAAAAATAAAGGATATCCAGATATTTGACAAATTTTCTTTTGTCACGGTACCCTTTGAAGAAGCGGAAATTATGCTGAATATTTTCAAAAAGAAAACCGGCGGTAAAAGACCTATCGTTGAAAGGGCAAAAAGATAA
- a CDS encoding tetratricopeptide repeat protein, which yields MIIKKPLLISLFVITVPIACRSAYYAGTEKKSSGGYLNSISGKFTGATTPAQHKALGISCFNKGMIEEALEELKLAADGMPEDGELRHYLGKAYYENDKIEEAVDALLAALSYYRADQTLERADAYNDLGRAYRRKNAYPEALSALKESLKLNPSVADTNYNLALLYYDEKMSDECIFYLKNAIKLDPKEADFHFMLGLAYYKKRLSDKAISEFQETIALNPRDAEAHNYLGTLYFKKGDFERAIDEHSSATQLERNYAEAWNNLGIAFYAKGNLHEAADAFKKTVEVEPKFAEAHYNLGLVYSEEGKSEDAVSFLEKALKLNPKIAEAYLKLGEVYTEKDLLEEALSEYDKAIRVKPDYEEAYYHYGELYAVKGRLDKSIAAWKKTIELNPTNTDAYFNLGVAYYNQKKLDKAISMWNKVLEINPSDYDALTSLADAYDAGGATDKAISMWEKVVESYPDHADIQYKLGNAYARKNMHTTAIPYWEKAVEIDPGLVNAYYNLGLVYQDIGRQDEAIEAYKRVLDINADDKDAHKNLGLLYRKKGMHVEAEAEFAIYNKLKSMQGRK from the coding sequence ATGATTATCAAAAAACCATTGCTGATATCTCTATTCGTGATTACCGTACCGATAGCATGCCGGTCTGCCTATTATGCCGGGACAGAGAAGAAGTCGTCAGGGGGATACCTCAATTCGATTTCTGGCAAGTTTACTGGCGCCACCACACCGGCGCAGCATAAGGCCTTGGGCATTTCCTGTTTTAACAAGGGGATGATTGAAGAGGCCCTTGAGGAACTGAAGCTTGCTGCTGATGGAATGCCGGAGGACGGAGAATTGCGTCATTACCTGGGAAAGGCCTATTATGAGAATGATAAAATAGAGGAAGCCGTTGATGCACTGCTTGCAGCCCTCTCATATTATAGGGCTGATCAGACATTAGAAAGGGCGGATGCATACAATGATCTTGGGCGCGCCTACCGGCGGAAAAATGCGTATCCGGAAGCGCTTTCGGCATTGAAAGAAAGCCTCAAATTAAATCCATCGGTTGCGGATACGAACTACAACCTGGCGCTCCTTTATTATGATGAAAAAATGTCGGACGAATGTATTTTCTATCTGAAGAATGCAATCAAACTCGATCCTAAGGAAGCAGATTTTCATTTTATGCTGGGCCTGGCATATTACAAAAAACGCCTTAGTGACAAGGCAATAAGTGAATTTCAGGAGACCATTGCCCTGAATCCAAGAGATGCTGAGGCGCACAATTATCTTGGCACCTTGTATTTCAAGAAGGGTGACTTCGAAAGGGCGATTGACGAACATAGCTCTGCAACTCAGCTGGAGAGAAATTATGCTGAGGCATGGAATAATCTGGGAATTGCCTTTTATGCGAAAGGAAATTTGCATGAGGCAGCGGATGCCTTTAAAAAGACGGTAGAAGTAGAACCAAAATTTGCTGAAGCGCACTATAACCTCGGTCTTGTCTATAGTGAAGAAGGGAAATCTGAAGATGCGGTATCTTTCCTGGAAAAGGCGCTGAAGCTGAATCCAAAAATTGCGGAGGCGTATCTAAAACTGGGTGAGGTGTACACGGAAAAGGATCTCCTGGAAGAAGCCCTATCCGAATATGACAAAGCCATCAGGGTAAAGCCCGATTATGAAGAGGCATATTATCATTACGGTGAACTCTATGCGGTAAAAGGGAGGCTTGACAAGTCCATTGCCGCCTGGAAGAAAACCATTGAGCTGAATCCCACGAATACGGATGCCTATTTTAACCTTGGGGTGGCGTACTATAATCAGAAAAAGCTGGATAAGGCCATTTCCATGTGGAATAAAGTTCTGGAGATTAATCCCTCAGACTATGATGCCCTGACCAGTCTTGCGGACGCCTACGATGCGGGGGGGGCGACGGACAAGGCCATATCTATGTGGGAAAAGGTCGTTGAAAGCTACCCTGACCATGCAGACATACAGTATAAATTAGGCAATGCCTATGCCAGGAAAAATATGCATACCACTGCCATTCCTTACTGGGAGAAGGCGGTTGAAATCGATCCTGGTCTGGTAAATGCCTATTACAATTTAGGCCTTGTTTATCAGGATATCGGCCGGCAGGACGAGGCCATTGAAGCGTATAAAAGAGTATTGGATATCAATGCGGATGATAAGGATGCCCATAAAAACTTGGGCCTGCTCTACCGAAAAAAAGGCATGCATGTTGAAGCAGAGGCAGAATTTGCTATCTATAACAAATTAAAATCGATGCAAGGGCGTAAGTAA
- a CDS encoding DUF5679 domain-containing protein, with the protein MEARCMKCKTQKEMADVQMTMTARGGYMAKGKCKACGCGMCKIMTKGDAEKAVSEGQAKKAY; encoded by the coding sequence ATGGAAGCAAGATGCATGAAGTGTAAAACACAAAAAGAAATGGCTGATGTACAAATGACGATGACCGCCCGGGGTGGGTATATGGCTAAGGGCAAATGCAAAGCCTGCGGATGCGGCATGTGTAAGATTATGACAAAAGGGGATGCAGAAAAAGCCGTATCGGAAGGTCAGGCTAAAAAAGCTTACTGA
- the xth gene encoding exodeoxyribonuclease III, which yields MKIASFNVNSIRARLPIVIGWIQNESPDVLCLQETKVTDAEFPRGVFEDMKYHTVFRGEKSYNGVAILSKIFPKNIRAGFDEFESEGTRLIAATVQNISVINTYVPQGAHPLLKQFRYKLDWLQRLHEYFDKNYQPDQDVLWLGDFNVAPEPADVYDPEHLLGSIGYHPDEHAAILRLKKWGFVDVFRLHQHGSEQYTFWDYRVKDAIARKRGWRVDHIWATRPLAQKSTKAWIDVAPRLLERPSDHTLIVAEFEV from the coding sequence ATGAAAATTGCCAGCTTCAACGTTAATTCGATCAGGGCAAGATTGCCGATCGTGATCGGCTGGATACAGAATGAATCGCCAGACGTCCTTTGTCTTCAGGAGACAAAAGTAACAGATGCTGAATTTCCAAGAGGCGTCTTTGAAGATATGAAATATCATACGGTCTTCCGCGGAGAGAAGTCATACAATGGAGTTGCCATACTCAGCAAAATTTTCCCAAAAAATATCCGGGCAGGTTTTGATGAATTCGAATCTGAAGGCACGCGCCTCATTGCAGCAACGGTGCAGAATATTTCGGTCATCAACACCTATGTTCCCCAGGGTGCCCATCCGCTGTTGAAGCAGTTCCGGTATAAACTGGATTGGCTTCAAAGATTGCATGAGTATTTTGACAAAAATTACCAGCCAGACCAGGATGTGCTCTGGCTGGGGGATTTTAACGTTGCGCCAGAACCGGCAGACGTTTATGATCCGGAGCATTTACTGGGAAGCATAGGCTACCACCCCGATGAGCACGCAGCCATTCTGAGGCTGAAAAAATGGGGGTTCGTTGACGTTTTCCGGCTCCATCAGCATGGCTCTGAACAATACACGTTCTGGGATTATCGGGTAAAGGATGCGATAGCCAGGAAGCGTGGCTGGAGGGTTGATCATATCTGGGCGACCCGGCCCCTGGCACAGAAATCAACAAAGGCGTGGATTGACGTCGCGCCGAGGCTTTTGGAAAGACCATCGGATCATACTCTTATTGTGGCTGAATTTGAGGTTTAA
- a CDS encoding tellurite resistance/C4-dicarboxylate transporter family protein gives MKYLIPEKSARRQFRKVAIAHGIKKSDTAEIKGCKIFFISDIIAEIIVPYYKSLTRRDDTQKGVIKNTIKTFHPAYFAMVMSTGIISIASHLLGFTAISRGLFYLNIIAYIIILSLQILRVKMYWNNLYADLSNPTISLVFFTTVAATNVLGSQFVTIVNYPEVAKAFWYFGILLWSMVSLATFSILFIKCEQKIELVLHGGWLTATVGTQSVAVFGAILAPKFGAGAGFVMFSSFVWWMIGSFLYVVLITLIMFRLVFFKISPDALVPPYWINMGALAITTLAGSAICINIPKVKGHYADLLGFTKGITLFFWSFGTWWIPFLIIVGIWKYLFHKTQFKYNPLYWAMVFPLGMYTASTMRLSQAIRIPFIAHISKYFIYAAYIAWIFIFIQMIISIIKAATAKEAPKMKEEKALQPQMAGIAKD, from the coding sequence GTGAAATACCTCATACCTGAAAAATCGGCGCGGCGCCAGTTCAGAAAAGTCGCCATTGCGCATGGAATCAAAAAATCTGATACGGCGGAAATAAAAGGTTGCAAAATTTTCTTTATCTCAGATATAATAGCGGAAATTATTGTACCATATTATAAATCTTTAACAAGGAGAGATGATACGCAGAAAGGGGTTATAAAAAATACCATCAAGACATTTCATCCAGCCTATTTTGCAATGGTGATGTCTACCGGTATAATTTCCATTGCATCCCACCTGCTGGGTTTTACCGCGATTAGCCGTGGTCTTTTTTATCTAAACATTATTGCATACATAATTATCCTCTCATTACAAATACTCCGGGTAAAGATGTACTGGAATAATCTTTACGCCGATCTCTCTAATCCTACAATAAGCCTTGTCTTTTTTACTACCGTTGCCGCCACAAATGTCCTCGGATCACAGTTTGTCACCATAGTTAATTATCCGGAAGTTGCAAAGGCGTTCTGGTATTTTGGCATTTTGCTCTGGTCGATGGTTTCGCTAGCCACCTTCAGCATCCTTTTTATCAAATGCGAGCAAAAGATTGAACTGGTATTGCATGGCGGGTGGTTGACGGCAACCGTAGGAACACAATCAGTTGCCGTTTTTGGCGCTATCCTTGCGCCAAAATTTGGAGCTGGCGCTGGTTTTGTAATGTTTTCCTCTTTTGTATGGTGGATGATCGGTTCATTTCTGTATGTGGTACTGATTACGCTCATTATGTTTCGTCTCGTGTTTTTCAAGATATCCCCTGATGCCTTGGTGCCACCGTATTGGATTAACATGGGCGCCCTTGCCATTACTACCCTGGCAGGTTCCGCTATCTGTATCAATATTCCAAAAGTGAAAGGGCATTATGCTGATTTACTGGGATTCACCAAAGGGATTACCTTATTTTTCTGGTCATTTGGAACGTGGTGGATACCCTTTTTGATCATTGTTGGAATATGGAAATACCTTTTTCATAAAACTCAGTTTAAATATAACCCTCTTTACTGGGCCATGGTCTTCCCCTTAGGAATGTACACGGCAAGCACAATGCGACTTTCGCAGGCTATTCGGATTCCCTTTATCGCTCATATATCAAAATACTTTATCTATGCAGCTTACATAGCATGGATCTTTATCTTCATCCAGATGATCATTTCTATAATAAAAGCGGCTACAGCAAAAGAAGCCCCAAAAATGAAGGAAGAAAAGGCATTGCAACCTCAGATGGCGGGTATTGCCAAAGACTAA
- a CDS encoding tellurite resistance/C4-dicarboxylate transporter family protein — protein MSIFKIATYSLDIRWFTASMATMMIASVSHVYGLEAIVPYFFITSLVIFLSILVFQAIRLIVFYKDSVSELLNPEKSLYFFTFVAAINLLGGCLSKIFHFHTTASIFWYVAITFWLGISLASFSILFLYQKSQDRKIEILHGGWFFATVGTQSTAFLGIIVAEHATQYVTCIHLFSFALWSIGASLYLIIAVFIVLRLVFYPFSNDTPLSPYWMNTGAAALTALTGTVLYQHIHIVNGPFVDFLPFLKGISLFFLSVGLWWLPFLVVLAIRRHISRNDSLVFSVGYWEIAFALGICAYSTIHMVRLFGGQYLVVASVCFYISCIILWCFSSVFTVVHLARSSVWVPVNDLTINYVVPSSFKLRGSVFEVKKIVNEWLDQTVQGVLRKRYCVVINNNLTCLISYDMLAKKWYFDQIKD, from the coding sequence ATGAGTATCTTTAAGATAGCAACGTATTCATTGGATATCCGCTGGTTTACTGCCTCCATGGCCACCATGATGATTGCATCAGTCTCTCACGTGTATGGCCTCGAGGCGATTGTCCCATACTTCTTTATTACAAGCCTCGTCATCTTCCTCTCTATCCTTGTCTTTCAAGCAATACGGCTTATCGTATTCTATAAAGACTCCGTGAGCGAATTGCTCAATCCTGAAAAAAGCCTTTATTTTTTTACCTTCGTCGCAGCAATCAATCTTCTTGGCGGTTGCTTATCCAAAATATTTCATTTCCACACAACGGCTAGTATCTTTTGGTACGTGGCCATTACTTTTTGGCTGGGTATTTCTCTCGCCTCGTTTAGCATCTTGTTCTTATATCAGAAATCTCAGGACAGGAAGATAGAGATACTCCACGGTGGCTGGTTCTTCGCTACCGTGGGCACTCAGTCTACGGCCTTCCTTGGGATAATTGTTGCCGAACATGCAACACAATATGTAACTTGTATTCATTTGTTTTCATTTGCCTTATGGTCTATTGGCGCAAGCTTATACCTCATCATTGCGGTGTTCATTGTCTTAAGACTGGTTTTTTATCCGTTCAGCAATGACACACCCCTGTCGCCGTACTGGATGAATACCGGAGCGGCGGCGCTCACGGCGCTCACGGGAACTGTATTGTACCAGCATATTCATATCGTAAACGGCCCCTTTGTGGATTTTCTTCCCTTTTTAAAAGGGATTTCCCTGTTTTTTTTATCTGTAGGTCTATGGTGGTTGCCATTCCTGGTGGTTTTGGCCATTAGAAGACATATCTCTCGTAACGATAGCCTGGTATTTTCGGTCGGCTACTGGGAAATCGCCTTTGCCCTGGGTATATGTGCTTACAGCACGATACACATGGTTCGTTTATTTGGGGGACAATACCTTGTCGTAGCCTCAGTCTGTTTTTACATTTCCTGCATCATCCTTTGGTGTTTTTCATCGGTATTTACGGTTGTCCATCTTGCCAGATCATCGGTATGGGTGCCCGTCAACGATCTGACCATTAATTATGTGGTTCCCTCTAGTTTTAAGCTGCGTGGAAGTGTTTTTGAGGTAAAAAAGATTGTCAATGAATGGCTGGATCAGACTGTTCAGGGGGTATTAAGGAAACGATATTGCGTCGTTATCAACAACAATCTCACCTGCCTCATTTCCTACGACATGCTGGCAAAAAAGTGGTACTTTGATCAGATCAAGGACTGA
- a CDS encoding FAD-dependent oxidoreductase: protein MANHGKYLVIIGGVAAGMKAAAKARRESPALKITVVTDEPFISYAGCGMPYFIGDIIKDQKKLILREPPYFKGMHNIDVLTRHQATAIDIKSRQVKVRDLEKERDLTLPYDKLIIATGAQPIVPPLPGISLENIFTLRTINDVLKIRASVDSGKMRTAVIVGGGLIGMEMAENLTLRGIKVTVVELLDQILPPLDKDMALIVQKHVMEKGVEIITSDGVQAFEGNSSGAVTTVFTSKRQLPADMVILSIGIRPNTKLAQDAGIATSTSRAIKVNERMETNAPDVYAVGDCAESVHLVTGKPAWIALGSTAAKMGRVAAINATGGNDAFPGVVGTLIVKVFELNVGKVGISEQEALKEGFPIESTIVPAGDKSHYYPGARDILIKLIADKNTRKLLGAEIVGEGVADKRIDIIATALTFGATVDQIAKLDLAYAPPYAMAMDAIIVAANVLGNKLSGKTVGILPYEVAERLDRGERFVLLDVRTESEYKNGHIKGCKHIPLDKLASRTHELNRSQEIITYCRAGLRAANAYHILKNAGFHNVKYMDGSILAWTHGLEK from the coding sequence ATGGCAAATCATGGCAAATATCTTGTGATCATCGGCGGCGTGGCGGCAGGGATGAAGGCGGCGGCAAAGGCGCGGCGTGAATCACCGGCTCTGAAGATTACGGTGGTAACGGACGAACCTTTCATTTCCTATGCAGGCTGCGGCATGCCCTATTTTATTGGAGATATCATCAAGGACCAGAAAAAGCTCATCCTCCGGGAACCACCCTATTTTAAAGGCATGCATAACATCGACGTCCTTACCCGGCATCAGGCAACAGCCATAGATATAAAATCCCGACAGGTGAAAGTCCGGGATCTTGAGAAGGAGAGAGACCTTACCCTTCCGTACGACAAACTCATCATCGCCACGGGTGCGCAACCTATCGTACCTCCACTCCCAGGGATTTCTTTGGAAAATATCTTCACCCTCAGAACGATCAACGATGTCTTAAAGATACGGGCATCGGTAGATAGCGGAAAGATGCGAACCGCCGTAATCGTGGGCGGCGGGCTTATAGGCATGGAAATGGCAGAGAATCTGACCCTGCGGGGCATCAAGGTGACCGTCGTTGAACTCCTCGACCAGATCCTGCCCCCCCTGGATAAGGATATGGCGCTGATCGTCCAAAAACACGTAATGGAAAAGGGTGTCGAGATCATTACATCAGATGGGGTACAGGCATTTGAAGGAAACAGCAGCGGCGCTGTGACAACCGTATTTACCAGCAAACGACAGCTACCAGCGGATATGGTCATCCTCTCCATTGGGATCAGACCTAATACGAAACTGGCGCAGGATGCTGGTATTGCAACCAGCACTAGCCGCGCTATCAAGGTAAATGAACGGATGGAAACGAACGCCCCGGATGTATACGCCGTTGGTGATTGCGCCGAGAGCGTCCATCTGGTAACGGGAAAACCCGCATGGATAGCCCTGGGTTCAACGGCAGCCAAGATGGGCAGGGTTGCTGCCATAAATGCCACGGGCGGCAACGATGCCTTTCCGGGCGTGGTGGGAACGCTGATCGTAAAGGTCTTTGAACTCAATGTTGGAAAGGTGGGCATCTCCGAGCAAGAAGCGCTGAAGGAAGGGTTTCCGATTGAATCGACTATTGTCCCGGCGGGAGACAAGTCACATTACTATCCTGGCGCCAGGGATATTCTTATCAAACTCATTGCCGACAAGAACACAAGAAAACTCCTGGGCGCAGAGATCGTCGGCGAGGGTGTGGCCGACAAGCGCATCGATATTATTGCAACGGCCCTGACCTTTGGCGCAACGGTGGATCAGATAGCAAAGCTCGATCTGGCCTATGCCCCGCCCTATGCCATGGCCATGGATGCCATCATAGTGGCAGCAAATGTTTTGGGCAATAAACTCTCAGGAAAGACCGTGGGTATTCTTCCCTATGAGGTTGCAGAACGCCTGGATCGGGGCGAGCGCTTTGTATTGCTTGACGTCAGGACGGAATCTGAATATAAGAATGGACATATCAAGGGATGCAAACACATTCCCCTGGACAAGCTGGCTTCACGAACCCACGAACTCAATCGTTCCCAGGAGATCATCACGTACTGTCGCGCGGGCCTGCGCGCCGCCAACGCCTATCACATCCTGAAAAATGCAGGATTTCACAACGTGAAATACATGGATGGCAGCATCCTGGCGTGGACGCATGGGTTAGAAAAATAG